TTTCACCAGGCTGGAACAGCCCAGGCATGAGTGGCGCACACCTGGACGAATGGCAGAAGAGGTCCTTTGACATTTCGTCTGGCAACTGTACACCTGAACAGACGGCCGATGCCTACCGGGCCCACATCCTCTCCATTCAGTATGCATGGGCAAGTTCCCACCTTTCAGATGCCGCCATGGGAAGCCTGCTCAGGACCTATTCAGAGCGCTACGCTGCAGTGCTGGACTCGGATGACCCCCGCACAGGGCTCAACAACTATGCAGAGAGCGCGTTGCATCTGGCCCGTAATCAGAAGAACCACAGCGACAAATGGGAGTCGTCCTTCACCATGGAGAGCGTGCTGGAGTTGCCCTGCGTGCAGAAGATGATTCAAGCAGGGGCGGGGGGGGAAAGCTCCCTCGTGGCAGCAGCAGATGTCAGCTTATCTGTCGGACAagagagcagcagcagcagctcctTGTCTGCTTTTACATCAGTAGGCGCCTCCCCCAGACTTATTGGGCCACCTCTGTCTAAAGTCGAGGTTAATAACACAGCCAGTGGTTCTGTGGATAGGTCAAAATTTGCTGATGGGACATCAGAAAATATCTACTCATCTACTTGTCCAAACCCCACAGCACAACCTGTGTTTACTCATCCCAGCTCAGGCCCTCAGAGCAACACCAGTTATCAGTCCTGCTTCTTCCCTAACCCCAATACCTCTAAACGGAAGAATTTTTACAACACAGATGCAGGAGCACAAGCAGGGGGTGACCCAAGACCTGGAAGCAACTTCAAATCGGCCCGTGAGAAGCTAATTGTGGATCAACAGAAGAAACATTCTCATCAGCCCCAAAGAGGAGCGGCGCCTGCCGCCATGTCAGTGACGATGAAAAGGTCACTGGGAGCAAACAGACCTCGGGGGGCTTTTTCTAAATTTGTGTCCCCTATGCCAAGGCAGGAAGAGGAGGAAAGCGAGGCGAGGTCCAACTCCAATCAGGAACCTCAAATTTTGGATGAACGTCTAAAAAACTTTGAGCCAAAGATAGTGGAGTTGATCATGAGTGAGATTTTGGATCATGGGCCTCCTGTGGTCTGGGAGGACATAGCAGGATTGGAGTTTGCCAAGACTACCATAAAGGAGATAGTTGTTTGGCCTATGCTGCGACCTGACATCTTTACAGGCCTCAGGGGTCCACCGAAGGGTATCTTGTTGTTTGGGCCCCCAGGGACAGGAAAGACATTGATAGGCAAATGCATCGCCTGCCAGTCAGGGGCTACCTTCTTTAGCATCAGCGCGTCGTCGCTTACTTCCAAGTGGGTGGGTGAGGGGGAAAAAATGGTGCGAGCACTTTTTGCTATTGCCCGCTGTCACCAGCCCGCTGTGATTTTCATCGACGAAATTGACTCGCTCTTGTCCCAGCGTACAGATGGGGAGCACGACTCATCTCGTAGGATCAAAACCGAATTTCTGGTTCAGCTAGATGGGGCCGCCACGACCGGCGAGGACCGCATCCTGGTGGTGGGAGCCACCAACCGACCTCAAGAGATAGACGAGGCTGCCCGTCGACGCCTGGCTAAGAGGTTGTACATTCCCCTGCCCGAGGGCTCTGCCCGG
This sequence is a window from Nerophis ophidion isolate RoL-2023_Sa linkage group LG09, RoL_Noph_v1.0, whole genome shotgun sequence. Protein-coding genes within it:
- the fignl1 gene encoding fidgetin-like protein 1; the encoded protein is MSGAHLDEWQKRSFDISSGNCTPEQTADAYRAHILSIQYAWASSHLSDAAMGSLLRTYSERYAAVLDSDDPRTGLNNYAESALHLARNQKNHSDKWESSFTMESVLELPCVQKMIQAGAGGESSLVAAADVSLSVGQESSSSSSLSAFTSVGASPRLIGPPLSKVEVNNTASGSVDRSKFADGTSENIYSSTCPNPTAQPVFTHPSSGPQSNTSYQSCFFPNPNTSKRKNFYNTDAGAQAGGDPRPGSNFKSAREKLIVDQQKKHSHQPQRGAAPAAMSVTMKRSLGANRPRGAFSKFVSPMPRQEEEESEARSNSNQEPQILDERLKNFEPKIVELIMSEILDHGPPVVWEDIAGLEFAKTTIKEIVVWPMLRPDIFTGLRGPPKGILLFGPPGTGKTLIGKCIACQSGATFFSISASSLTSKWVGEGEKMVRALFAIARCHQPAVIFIDEIDSLLSQRTDGEHDSSRRIKTEFLVQLDGAATTGEDRILVVGATNRPQEIDEAARRRLAKRLYIPLPEGSARQQIVTNLMAREKNQLRAEELESIVSATEGFSGADMTQLCREAALGPIRSIQFDDIATISADQVRPILYTDFRDALMTVRPSVSSKDLELYEDWNKMFGCGR